A genome region from Anastrepha obliqua isolate idAnaObli1 chromosome 4, idAnaObli1_1.0, whole genome shotgun sequence includes the following:
- the LOC129246179 gene encoding transcription factor grauzone-like isoform X2, producing the protein MFDKLSCILCLEKCSPFSGQINIDSEELQSVKVSEIIEKHFKEELSMLAYFSTKVVCNQCWELVQSFHEFYVRVQNAHLAASNTLKSLQELEITDTEIKVKPDAIDELASPPKRRRGRPRRQKVTENSLDFLPIALKECSVRIEQLIFPNSNNIQDNQQDKNIEKVDIKSEILPEETADGNYSSKLSDDGNELGSPIRPSPNDIFMVRSLQLKKKVRTKKRLKRKQSEQKREPKQKNKPRHKTSDYDDFIAQHFKLVCFLCQKSLTDFREVKIHYREQHQIDGYVKCCGKKFLKRGILVDHIYFHNDPEYFKCQHCDKLLVDRRGLETHIQFFHGSRERIYHCDICSKRFFRREVLARHSLIHASDEQKIVKCTQCEKTFCNEYKMTQHLKLVHLHLYAKICDICGKSFHGSEAFRRHQEEHSDLPRSLIKCELCDAELTTKYGLARHMKVMHTEEYQTPQEHMTTHTGEVLYTCTFCPQTFNSNANMYAHRKRKHPKEWAEKCPKKRSSTGIAQLIQKDLESIIESVDAEESK; encoded by the exons ATGTTTGATAAATTGTCCTGTATACTGTGCTTGGAAAAATGTAGTCCTTTCAGTGGCCAAATAAATATAGATTCTGAAGAGCTGCAATCTGTGAAAGTCAGTGAAATTATCGAAAAGCATTTCAAGGAAGAG CTGAGCATGTTGGCATACTTTTCAACGAAAGTTGTATGCAATCAATGTTGGGAATTGGTCCAATCTTTTCATGAATTCTATGTGCGTGTGCAGAACGCACACTTGGCAGCAAGTAACACTCTGAAATCATTACAAGAGCTAGAGATAACCGATacagaaataaaagtaaagccTGATGCAATAGACGAGTTAGCATCACCTCCAAAACGTCGTCGTGGCCGTCCTCGTCGTCAAAAGGTGACTGAGAATTCTTTAGATTTTCTGCCGATTGCCTTAAAAGAATGTAGTGTTAGAATTGAGCAACTGATATTTCCAAATAGCAATAATATTCAAGATAACCAGCaagataaaaatatagaaaaagtagatattaaaagtgaaatattgCCAGAGGAAACGGCAGACGGAAATTATTCTTCGAAATTATCTGATGACGGAAATGAATTAGGAAGTCCAATACGTCCAAGTCCTAACGACATCTTCATGGTGCGTTCTTTACAGTTGAAAAAGAAGGTGCGTactaaaaaaaggttaaaaagaaAGCAAAGTGAACAAAAGCGagagccaaaacaaaaaaacaaaccacgGCATAAAACATCGGACTATGATGACTTCATTGCCCAACATTTTAAATTAGTCTGCTTTCTTTGCCAAAAATCTCTAACAGATTTTAGAGAAGTAAAAATTCATTATCGGGAACAGCATCAAATAGATGGATATGTAAAATGTTGTGGAAAGAAGTTTCTTAAACGAGGTATACTCGTTGACCATATCTACTTTCATAACGACCCCGAATACTTCAAATGTCAGCATTGCGACAAATTATTGGTCGACCGTCGTGGGCTTGAAACgcatattcaattttttcatggctCTAGAGAACGTATTTATCATTGTGATATTTGTTCTAAACGATTCTTTCGTCGTGAAGTTCTTGCTCGACATTCTTTAATACATGCTTCAGATGAACAAAAGATTGTTAAGTGTACGCAATgtgagaaaac GTTCTGTAATGAATACAAAATGACACAGCATTTAAAGCTGGTACATCTACATTTATATGCCAAAATATGTGACATCTGTGGAAAATCCTTTCACGGAAGCGAAGCATTTCGCCGACACCAGGAAGAACATTCTGATTTACCGAGATCACTGATTAAATGCGAATTATGTGACGCTGAACTTACGACAAAGTACGGTTTGGCCCGTCACATGAAAGTAATGCACACGGAGGAGTATCAAACACCTCAG gagCACATGACGACACATACTGGTGAAGTTTTGtatacatgtacattttgtCCCCAAACGTTTAACTCTAACGCAAATATGTACGCTCATCGTAAGCGAAAACACCCAAAGGAATGGGCAGAAAAATGTCCGAAGAAAAGAAGTTCAACCGGAATTGCACAACTAATCCAAAAAGATTTGGAATCTATAATAGAATCGGTGGATGCAgaagaatcaaaataa
- the LOC129244090 gene encoding transcription factor grauzone-like: MFDKLSCILCLEKCSPFSGQINIDSEELQSVKVSEIIEKHFKEELSMLAYFSTKVVCNQCWELVQSFHEFYVRVQNAHLAASNTLKSLQELEITDTEIKVKPDAIDELASPPKRRRGRPRRQKVTENSLDFLPIALKECSVRIEQLIFPNSNNIQDNQQDKNIEKVDIKSEILPEETADGNYSSKLSDDGNELGSPIRPSPNDIFMVRSLQLKKKVRTKKRLKRKQSEQKREPKQKNKPRHKTSDYDDFIAQHFKLVCFLCQKSLTDFREVKIHYREQHQIDGYVKCCGKKFLKRGILVDHIYFHNDPEYFKCQHCDKLLVDRRGLETHIQFFHGSRERIYHCDICSKRFFRREVLARHSLIHASDEQKIVKCTQCEKTFCNEYKMTQHLKLVHLHLYAKICDICGKSFHGSEAFRRHQEEHSDLPRSLIKCECDAELTTKYGLVVRVFR; the protein is encoded by the exons TACTGTGCTTGGAAAAATGTAGTCCTTTCAGTGGCCAAATAAATATAGATTCTGAAGAGCTGCAATCTGTGAAAGTCAGTGAAATTATCGAAAAGCATTTCAAGGAAGAG CTGAGCATGTTGGCATACTTTTCAACGAAAGTTGTATGCAATCAATGTTGGGAATTGGTCCAATCTTTTCATGAATTCTATGTGCGTGTGCAGAACGCACACTTGGCAGCAAGTAACACTCTGAAATCATTACAAGAGCTAGAGATAACCGATacagaaataaaagtaaagccTGATGCAATAGACGAGTTAGCATCACCTCCAAAACGTCGTCGTGGCCGTCCTCGTCGTCAAAAGGTGACTGAGAATTCTTTAGATTTTCTGCCGATTGCCTTAAAAGAATGTAGTGTTAGAATTGAGCAACTGATATTTCCAAATAGCAATAATATTCAAGATAACCAGCaagataaaaatatagaaaaagtagatattaaaagtgaaatattgCCAGAGGAAACGGCAGACGGAAATTATTCTTCGAAATTATCTGATGACGGAAATGAATTAGGAAGTCCAATACGTCCAAGTCCTAACGACATCTTCATGGTGCGTTCTTTACAGTTGAAAAAGAAGGTGCGTactaaaaaaaggttaaaaagaaAGCAAAGTGAACAAAAGCGagagccaaaacaaaaaaacaaaccacgGCATAAAACATCGGACTATGATGACTTCATTGCCCAACATTTTAAATTAGTCTGCTTTCTTTGCCAAAAATCTCTAACAGATTTTAGAGAAGTAAAAATTCATTATCGGGAACAGCATCAAATAGATGGATATGTAAAATGTTGTGGAAAGAAGTTTCTTAAACGAGGTATACTCGTTGACCATATCTACTTTCATAACGACCCCGAATACTTCAAATGTCAGCATTGCGACAAATTATTGGTCGACCGTCGTGGGCTTGAAACgcatattcaattttttcatggctCTAGAGAACGTATTTATCATTGTGATATTTGTTCTAAACGATTCTTTCGTCGTGAAGTTCTTGCTCGACATTCTTTAATACATGCTTCAGATGAACAAAAGATTGTTAAGTGTACGCAATgtgagaaaac GTTCTGTAATGAATACAAAATGACACAGCATTTAAAGCTGGTACATCTACATTTATATGCCAAAATATGTGACATCTGTGGAAAATCCTTTCACGGAAGCGAAGCATTTCGCCGACACCAGGAAGAACATTCTGATTTACCGAGATCACTGATTAAATGCGAATGTGACGCTGAACTTACGACAAAGTACGGTTTGGTGGTAAGGGTcttccgatga
- the LOC129246179 gene encoding transcription factor grauzone-like isoform X1, with product MFDKLSCILCLEKCSPFSGQINIDSEELQSVKVSEIIEKHFKEELSMLAYFSTKVVCNQCWELVQSFHEFYVRVQNAHLAASNTLKSLQELEITDTEIKVKPDAIDELASPPKRRRGRPRRQKVTENSLDFLPIALKECSVRIEQLIFPNSNNIQDNQQDKNIEKVDIKSEILPEETADGNYSSKLSDDGNELGSPIRPSPNDIFMVRSLQLKKKVRTKKRLKRKQSEQKREPKQKNKPRHKTSDYDDFIAQHFKLVCFLCQKSLTDFREVKIHYREQHQIDGYVKCCGKKFLKRGILVDHIYFHNDPEYFKCQHCDKLLVDRRGLETHIQFFHGSRERIYHCDICSKRFFRREVLARHSLIHASDEQKIVKCTQCEKTFCNEYKMTQHLKLVHLHLYAKICDICGKSFHGSEAFRRHQEEHSDLPRSLIKCELCDAELTTKYGLARHMKVMHTEEYQTPQVCPICSKVSPTLPAHQTHFKYMHATEKKHVCKLCDKAFKSPKDLREHMTTHTGEVLYTCTFCPQTFNSNANMYAHRKRKHPKEWAEKCPKKRSSTGIAQLIQKDLESIIESVDAEESK from the exons ATGTTTGATAAATTGTCCTGTATACTGTGCTTGGAAAAATGTAGTCCTTTCAGTGGCCAAATAAATATAGATTCTGAAGAGCTGCAATCTGTGAAAGTCAGTGAAATTATCGAAAAGCATTTCAAGGAAGAG CTGAGCATGTTGGCATACTTTTCAACGAAAGTTGTATGCAATCAATGTTGGGAATTGGTCCAATCTTTTCATGAATTCTATGTGCGTGTGCAGAACGCACACTTGGCAGCAAGTAACACTCTGAAATCATTACAAGAGCTAGAGATAACCGATacagaaataaaagtaaagccTGATGCAATAGACGAGTTAGCATCACCTCCAAAACGTCGTCGTGGCCGTCCTCGTCGTCAAAAGGTGACTGAGAATTCTTTAGATTTTCTGCCGATTGCCTTAAAAGAATGTAGTGTTAGAATTGAGCAACTGATATTTCCAAATAGCAATAATATTCAAGATAACCAGCaagataaaaatatagaaaaagtagatattaaaagtgaaatattgCCAGAGGAAACGGCAGACGGAAATTATTCTTCGAAATTATCTGATGACGGAAATGAATTAGGAAGTCCAATACGTCCAAGTCCTAACGACATCTTCATGGTGCGTTCTTTACAGTTGAAAAAGAAGGTGCGTactaaaaaaaggttaaaaagaaAGCAAAGTGAACAAAAGCGagagccaaaacaaaaaaacaaaccacgGCATAAAACATCGGACTATGATGACTTCATTGCCCAACATTTTAAATTAGTCTGCTTTCTTTGCCAAAAATCTCTAACAGATTTTAGAGAAGTAAAAATTCATTATCGGGAACAGCATCAAATAGATGGATATGTAAAATGTTGTGGAAAGAAGTTTCTTAAACGAGGTATACTCGTTGACCATATCTACTTTCATAACGACCCCGAATACTTCAAATGTCAGCATTGCGACAAATTATTGGTCGACCGTCGTGGGCTTGAAACgcatattcaattttttcatggctCTAGAGAACGTATTTATCATTGTGATATTTGTTCTAAACGATTCTTTCGTCGTGAAGTTCTTGCTCGACATTCTTTAATACATGCTTCAGATGAACAAAAGATTGTTAAGTGTACGCAATgtgagaaaac GTTCTGTAATGAATACAAAATGACACAGCATTTAAAGCTGGTACATCTACATTTATATGCCAAAATATGTGACATCTGTGGAAAATCCTTTCACGGAAGCGAAGCATTTCGCCGACACCAGGAAGAACATTCTGATTTACCGAGATCACTGATTAAATGCGAATTATGTGACGCTGAACTTACGACAAAGTACGGTTTGGCCCGTCACATGAAAGTAATGCACACGGAGGAGTATCAAACACCTCAGGTCTGTCCCATTTGCTCAAAAGTGTCACCAACCCTTCCAGCGCATCAAACacattttaaatatatgcacgCCACAGAAAAAAAACATGTCTGCAAACTTTGTGACAAAGCCTTTAAAAGTCCCAAGGACTTACGA gagCACATGACGACACATACTGGTGAAGTTTTGtatacatgtacattttgtCCCCAAACGTTTAACTCTAACGCAAATATGTACGCTCATCGTAAGCGAAAACACCCAAAGGAATGGGCAGAAAAATGTCCGAAGAAAAGAAGTTCAACCGGAATTGCACAACTAATCCAAAAAGATTTGGAATCTATAATAGAATCGGTGGATGCAgaagaatcaaaataa